A genomic window from Motacilla alba alba isolate MOTALB_02 chromosome 2, Motacilla_alba_V1.0_pri, whole genome shotgun sequence includes:
- the AKAIN1 gene encoding A-kinase anchor protein inhibitor 1: MVFAPGEKHGTEQDEVKLQIASKQIVQTAILRAVQQVSQESQQKEKRANTGTSLQLERGKLTKKHEKK, translated from the coding sequence GTGAGAAGCACGGGACAGAGCAAGATGAAGTTAAGCTGCAGATTGCCAGCAAGCAGATTGTGCAGACTGCTATCCTCCGAGCAGTGCAACAAGTTTCCCAGGAGAGCCAGCAAAAGGAGAAGCGAGCAAACACCGGTACAAGCCTCCAACTAGAAAGAGGAAAACTAACCAAGAAGCATGAAAAGAAGTAA